GGATGTCCTGCACGAGCGCGGTGCCGGCTGCCGTTCCGTCACTTCTCCACAGCTCGCAACCGTCGGCGTCGCAGGCCTGGAAGAAGAGAGTCCCGTCGACGTTGGCGAGCTCGGACGGGAAGGAGTCGGTGGCCCCTGCGACGATGTCCTTGACGAGCAGCGTCCCCGCCTCTGTACCGTCGCTCTTCCACAGCTCGTTGCCGTGATCCGAGTCGGAGGCATCGAAGAACAGTGTTCCGTTGACGACGACGAGCCCGGAGTCGCCGCCCGGGAACGAGCTGCCGCCGGTCTCGATGTCTTTGACCAGGAAAGTACCGGCCGCCGTGCCGTCGCTGCGCCACAACTCGCGGCCGTTGGTCCCGTCGTTGGCCGCGAAATACGCGGTGCCGCCGAGGTTGACCATTCCGGTGCCGCCTGGCGACGACGACGAGGCCCCGGCGCGAATGTCCAGCACCATCACGGTGCCGGCGCCAGTGCCGTCGCTGCGCCAGAGCTCAGTGCCAACAACGCCGTCATTCGCTGAGAAAAGCAGGATTCCGCCGAGATCGACGAGGTGCGACGGGTTGGAGCCGACGCTCGCGTTGATGTCCTTGACCAGGGTCGCCGTCGATACTCCGTCCGACTTCCACAGCTCATTGCCGGTCGTGCCGTCATCGGCGGTAAAGAACAGCGTGCCGGCAACCAACGTAAGGTTGTGGGGATTCGACGAGCCGCTCGGATTGATGTCGGCGATGCGCGCCGTGCCGGCGCCTGTTCCGTCGCTGCGCCACAGCTCGGAGCCGGTGGTTCCGTCGTTCGCGGCGAAATACAGGTGGCCGTTGGCGGCAATCATCGACGACGGTGTGGAGTCGCCTCCGCCCGCACGGATGTCGGCAACCATCTGCGTGCCGGCAAGCGTTCCGTCGCTCTTCCACAGTTCGACACCGTCGGTGCCGTCGTCGGCGTCGAAATAGACATTGCCGCCGAGCACGACGAAGCCGGTGCTGTCGCCGGGATTGGAGTCCCCACCCGGATTGATGGCCTTCACCATCGAGGTGCCGCCGACAGTGCCGTCGCTCTTCCACAGCTGGACGCCGTTGGCTCCGTCGTCGGCAGCGAAGATCGCAACGCCGCCCAGATCGGCGAAAAAGGAAGGGTTGGAGTCGCTGCCGGGGTTGATGTTCACCAAGGTGGCGGCTGCGCCGGCGACAGCGGGACAGGTGAGCAGCAGAAGCGACGCCACGAGCGGCCGCAGCGCGGTCTCAATGCGAGTTTCGTACATGGTTCCCTCCTCGAACGTGCGATCGAGGCCGGGAGCATCAACCTTCGCCCATCGTCAATCAAGGGCAACGCTGATTCTCGGCGACAGCGGAACGGCCGCTGATTCTCAGCGGCCTATGGCCTGCATCATTGCCTCGGGATAGCGGAGGCCGGCGGCGACGCCTTTCGGCGCGACTTCGTCGATGCGCGCCAGGTCGCCGGCCGTCAGCTTCACGTCGGCTGCCGCCGCGTTCTCCTCGAGGTACTTGCGACGCTTGGTTCCGGGAATCGGCACGATGTCCGGTCCTTGGGCGAGCACCCACGCCAGCGCGAGCTGGGACGGCGTGCATCGCTTACTCGCAGCGATCTGGCCGATGCGGGCGACGAGGTCGAGGTTCTTCGCGAAATTGTCGCCCTGGAAGCGCGGCGAGAAGCGCCGGTAATCGTCGGCCGCAAGATCCTCGAAACGGCGGATCTGCCCCGTGAGGAAACCGCGGCCAAGAGGACTGTACGCGATGAACCCGATGCCCAGCTCGCGGCAGGTCGCGAGGACGTCGTCTTCCGGATCGCGGCTCCACAGCGAATACTCCGACTGCACGGAGGCGATCGGATGCACTGCGTGGGCACGCCGCAGCGTTGCGCTGCCCGCTTCCGACAGTCCGATGAAACGCGTCTTTCCCGCACGCACCAGATCGGCCATGGCACCGACGCTTTCTTCGATCGGCGTGGCCGGAT
This region of Candidatus Binatia bacterium genomic DNA includes:
- a CDS encoding aldo/keto reductase, which translates into the protein MERRKLGRNGLEVSAMGLGCMGMSEFYGITDDAESIATIHRAIEIGVDFLDTADMYGPFTNEELVGRAIRGRRRAVVLATKCGIVRDTANRTVRGINGRPDYIRAACDGSLKRLGVDHVDLYQLHRVDPATPIEESVGAMADLVRAGKTRFIGLSEAGSATLRRAHAVHPIASVQSEYSLWSRDPEDDVLATCRELGIGFIAYSPLGRGFLTGQIRRFEDLAADDYRRFSPRFQGDNFAKNLDLVARIGQIAASKRCTPSQLALAWVLAQGPDIVPIPGTKRRKYLEENAAAADVKLTAGDLARIDEVAPKGVAAGLRYPEAMMQAIGR
- a CDS encoding ELWxxDGT repeat protein is translated as MYETRIETALRPLVASLLLLTCPAVAGAAATLVNINPGSDSNPSFFADLGGVAIFAADDGANGVQLWKSDGTVGGTSMVKAINPGGDSNPGDSTGFVVLGGNVYFDADDGTDGVELWKSDGTLAGTQMVADIRAGGGDSTPSSMIAANGHLYFAANDGTTGSELWRSDGTGAGTARIADINPSGSSNPHNLTLVAGTLFFTADDGTTGNELWKSDGVSTATLVKDINASVGSNPSHLVDLGGILLFSANDGVVGTELWRSDGTGAGTVMVLDIRAGASSSSPGGTGMVNLGGTAYFAANDGTNGRELWRSDGTAAGTFLVKDIETGGSSFPGGDSGLVVVNGTLFFDASDSDHGNELWKSDGTEAGTLLVKDIVAGATDSFPSELANVDGTLFFQACDADGCELWRSDGTAAGTALVQDIQPGAVDSFPSGLTAVAGKLFFNADDGSNGVELWSFSLCSEIDPLLPGCAPADSDAGKCDASLGKLTSKLLASDRKCLAKNSSALFKGSTYEGQACEDVARYRFLGSLSSLALKEPTCIPGCFGSGDIESRANAAEAEVDALAGVIYCDAASATAQGDGFGGYVPTAATQACSDGLAKLAGSLSKAVLTCNARKGAASVTSTTFDLAACQATAVGNFESAAGALTGCASCVQASEVRDAIVTQANTSDSSSAYCRNPLF